One stretch of Amycolatopsis sp. NBC_00345 DNA includes these proteins:
- a CDS encoding sugar ABC transporter ATP-binding protein: protein MSAPASEPAAPVVHAEGVGKRYGPTVALQDVSLTVHPGESHALVGRNGAGKSTLVSILTGLSRTDTGSVSFGGEPAPPLSKQDDWKARVACVYQHAMVVPQLTVAENLFLNRQARGGFAIGWSKLRRQARELLDSWGVGVDVDTPTGELSVEDRQFVEIARALSYGARFIVLDEPTAQLDSQAIERLFERMRQMQRSGVTFLFISHHLHEVYEVCQAVTVLRDAKHVLTAPVTEVTRPQLVDAMTGDQGGLSVRDAATRDPLAVDAAEVLTVESLSGDGFHDVSLHLHRGEVVGLAGSNASGKHQVAETVYGLRVPSAGTVAVDGRKLPPGDIPAALHAGIGCVPRDRHHEGLVLEHSIMDNTTLSVLDRLGRAGFASPRARHALGARALGDYDIVAAGPEQPVSDLSGGNQQKVVLARALAGDPRVVVLINPTAGVDVKSKEALLAVVDRVRAEGKAVLIVSDELDDLRLADRVLVLRAGAVVAEHPAGWSDGDLVADIEGVGIHD, encoded by the coding sequence GTGAGCGCGCCCGCTTCGGAGCCGGCCGCGCCGGTAGTGCACGCCGAGGGCGTCGGGAAGCGTTACGGGCCCACCGTGGCGTTGCAGGACGTCAGCCTCACCGTGCACCCCGGCGAGTCCCACGCGCTGGTCGGGCGCAACGGGGCGGGCAAGTCCACGCTCGTTTCGATCCTCACCGGACTGTCCAGGACGGACACCGGCAGCGTCTCGTTCGGCGGCGAGCCGGCGCCCCCACTGTCCAAACAGGACGACTGGAAGGCGCGCGTGGCGTGCGTCTACCAGCACGCCATGGTGGTGCCGCAGCTGACCGTGGCCGAGAACCTGTTCCTCAACCGGCAGGCCAGGGGCGGGTTCGCCATCGGCTGGTCGAAGCTGCGCCGTCAGGCGCGGGAGCTGCTCGACTCGTGGGGGGTCGGCGTGGACGTCGACACCCCCACGGGCGAGCTGTCCGTGGAGGACCGGCAGTTCGTCGAGATCGCGCGGGCGCTGAGCTACGGCGCCCGCTTCATCGTGCTCGACGAGCCGACCGCGCAGCTGGACAGCCAGGCGATCGAGCGGCTGTTCGAGCGCATGCGGCAGATGCAGCGCAGCGGCGTGACGTTCCTGTTCATCTCCCACCACCTGCACGAGGTGTACGAGGTGTGCCAGGCCGTCACGGTGCTGCGCGACGCGAAGCACGTGCTGACCGCGCCGGTCACCGAGGTCACCCGGCCGCAGCTGGTCGACGCCATGACCGGCGACCAGGGCGGCCTGTCCGTCCGCGACGCGGCGACGCGCGACCCGCTCGCCGTGGACGCCGCCGAGGTGCTCACGGTGGAATCGCTGTCCGGTGACGGTTTCCACGACGTCTCGCTCCACCTGCACCGCGGCGAGGTCGTCGGACTGGCCGGCAGCAACGCGAGCGGCAAGCACCAGGTGGCCGAGACCGTCTACGGGCTTCGCGTGCCTTCCGCCGGCACGGTCGCGGTGGACGGCCGGAAGCTGCCGCCCGGTGACATCCCGGCCGCACTGCACGCCGGGATCGGTTGTGTGCCAAGGGATCGCCACCACGAGGGGCTGGTGCTGGAGCACTCCATCATGGACAACACCACGCTGTCCGTGCTGGACCGGCTGGGCCGGGCGGGGTTCGCCTCGCCGCGGGCCCGCCACGCGCTCGGCGCCCGCGCGCTGGGCGACTACGACATCGTGGCGGCCGGGCCGGAGCAGCCGGTTTCGGACCTGTCCGGCGGCAACCAGCAGAAGGTCGTCCTGGCCCGCGCGCTCGCGGGCGACCCGCGGGTGGTCGTGCTGATCAACCCGACTGCGGGTGTGGACGTGAAGTCGAAGGAGGCCCTGCTCGCGGTCGTCGACCGGGTGCGGGCCGAAGGAAAAGCGGTGCTGATCGTCAGCGACGAGCTGGACGACCTGCGCCTGGCGGACCGGGTGCTGGTGCTGCGCGCCGGCGCCGTCGTCGCCGAACACCCGGCCGGCTGGTCCGATGGAGACCTGGTGGCCGACATCGAAGGAGTCGGGATCCATGACTGA
- a CDS encoding ABC transporter permease: MTDLMSDPQTALPPPPAKRRKALWLRELALLPALVVVFVIGGLISDTFLTFDNVISILSAAAALSLVVLGESLVLLTGKFDLSLESTMGIAPAIGAMLVIPAASAGFGTEWPAALGLLAIPVVGALIGFINGFLIVKLKLNAFIVTLAMLTVLRGTQIGSTNGKTLFDQLDPFTALATTTFGGLPMSVWLAALLFLLFGLGLRYHRVGRSLYAIGGNREAARAAGIRVDRISWAVFIVAGVLAAIGGLAYTGYVGALGADQGDGLILQVFAAAVIGGVSLDGGKGTLVGALTGVLLLQSVDSLLRIAQVPAEWLKAIYGGIILVALIISRYAGGKPQT, encoded by the coding sequence ATGACTGACCTGATGAGCGATCCCCAGACGGCGCTGCCCCCGCCGCCGGCGAAACGCCGGAAGGCGCTGTGGCTGCGCGAGCTGGCGCTGCTGCCCGCGCTGGTGGTCGTGTTCGTCATCGGCGGGCTGATCAGCGACACGTTCCTCACGTTCGACAACGTGATCAGCATCCTCTCGGCCGCCGCGGCGCTGTCGCTGGTGGTGCTGGGCGAGTCGCTGGTGCTGCTGACCGGCAAGTTCGACCTCTCGCTCGAATCCACCATGGGCATCGCGCCGGCGATCGGCGCGATGCTGGTGATCCCGGCAGCGTCGGCCGGCTTCGGCACGGAGTGGCCCGCCGCGCTCGGCCTGCTCGCGATCCCGGTGGTCGGCGCGCTGATCGGCTTCATCAACGGGTTCCTGATCGTGAAGCTCAAGCTCAACGCGTTCATCGTCACGCTGGCGATGCTCACGGTGCTGCGCGGCACGCAGATCGGCTCCACCAACGGCAAGACGCTGTTCGACCAGCTCGACCCGTTCACGGCGCTGGCCACCACGACGTTCGGCGGGCTGCCGATGTCGGTCTGGCTGGCCGCGCTGCTGTTCCTGCTGTTCGGGCTCGGCCTGCGCTACCACCGCGTCGGGCGCTCGCTGTACGCCATCGGCGGCAACCGCGAGGCCGCGCGCGCCGCGGGCATCCGGGTGGACCGGATCTCGTGGGCGGTGTTCATCGTGGCCGGCGTGCTGGCCGCGATCGGCGGGCTCGCCTACACCGGCTACGTCGGGGCGCTCGGCGCCGACCAGGGTGACGGCCTGATCCTGCAGGTCTTCGCCGCGGCGGTGATCGGCGGCGTCTCGCTCGACGGCGGCAAGGGCACGCTGGTCGGCGCGCTCACCGGCGTCCTGCTGCTGCAGTCGGTGGACAGCCTGCTGCGCATCGCCCAGGTCCCCGCGGAGTGGCTCAAGGCGATCTACGGCGGCATCATCCTGGTCGCGCTGATCATCAGCCGCTACGCCGGCGGCAAGCCGCAGACCTGA
- a CDS encoding FadR/GntR family transcriptional regulator, whose protein sequence is MPVTDVAIDKIKDMIISGELAPGDRLPKEAELAQRLGLSRSSLREAVKALCLIRVLDVRQGDGTYVTSLEPNLLLDAMTFVVDFHRDDTVLDFLAVRRILEPAATALAALHMGEEDIAELGALLDELADSPTVEALVANDLQFHRKIADGSGNPVLCSLLDSLSGPTARARIWRGLTQEGAVARTREQHSAIYEAIAAREPELARSWATVHIAGVEQWLRSTLAPSDTAENNAAEPEPEEPAAAAS, encoded by the coding sequence ATGCCCGTCACCGATGTCGCGATCGACAAGATCAAGGACATGATCATCTCGGGGGAGCTCGCGCCGGGCGACCGGCTGCCCAAAGAGGCGGAGCTCGCCCAGCGGCTGGGGCTCTCGCGCAGCTCCCTGCGCGAGGCTGTGAAGGCGTTGTGCCTGATCAGAGTGCTCGACGTGCGCCAGGGCGACGGCACGTACGTGACCAGCCTGGAGCCGAACCTGTTGCTCGACGCGATGACGTTCGTGGTCGACTTCCACCGCGACGACACCGTGCTCGACTTCCTCGCCGTGCGCCGGATCCTCGAGCCCGCGGCCACGGCGCTGGCCGCGCTGCACATGGGCGAGGAGGACATCGCCGAGCTGGGCGCGCTGCTGGACGAGCTGGCCGACTCGCCGACGGTGGAGGCGCTGGTCGCCAACGACCTCCAGTTCCACCGCAAGATCGCCGACGGCTCCGGCAACCCGGTGCTGTGCTCGCTGCTCGACAGCCTGTCCGGCCCCACTGCGCGGGCGCGGATCTGGCGCGGGCTGACGCAGGAGGGCGCCGTCGCGCGCACGCGCGAGCAGCACTCCGCGATCTACGAGGCCATCGCCGCGCGCGAGCCGGAGCTGGCGCGGTCCTGGGCGACGGTGCACATCGCGGGGGTCGAGCAGTGGCTGCGCAGCACGCTCGCCCCCAGCGACACCGCCGAGAACAACGCGGCCGAGCCCGAGCCCGAAGAGCCCGCCGCCGCGGCCTCCTGA
- a CDS encoding L-rhamnose mutarotase translates to MTHSSPPHSAPKRVALHTRLKPGREAEYESVHAVIPDDLDAALRRAGVRTWRIWRDGLDLFHFVEVDDFDAMRAALADDPADITWQARINLLLDAADGGADTSSGLHQVWELPVTGPFVANPTAATAETGSSE, encoded by the coding sequence ATGACCCACTCCTCGCCCCCGCACAGCGCCCCCAAAAGAGTGGCCCTGCACACGCGCTTGAAGCCGGGCAGAGAAGCCGAGTACGAGTCGGTGCACGCCGTCATCCCGGACGATCTCGACGCCGCGCTGCGCCGCGCCGGGGTGCGCACGTGGCGGATCTGGCGCGACGGGCTCGACCTGTTCCACTTCGTCGAGGTGGACGATTTCGACGCCATGCGCGCCGCTCTCGCCGACGATCCGGCCGACATCACCTGGCAGGCCCGGATCAACCTGCTGCTGGACGCGGCCGACGGCGGCGCCGACACTTCGTCGGGGCTGCACCAGGTCTGGGAACTGCCGGTTACTGGGCCGTTCGTTGCTAATCCGACGGCAGCCACGGCGGAAACAGGTTCCTCCGAGTAG
- a CDS encoding aldo/keto reductase, producing the protein MNVKLSPLGLGCAQLGNLYHAITDETAAATVNRAWAEGIRYFDTAPHYGLGLSERRLGAALASYPRDEYVLSTKVGRVLEPTAAAPGERDDQGFDVPATYRRRWDFSRDGILRSIEDSLTRLGLDRVDIAYVHDPDEHFDEAVDGAFPALLELREQGVVRAIGAGMNQAPMLAEFVRRFDLDHVLMAGRYTLLNQPALDELLPLCLDRGIGVVAGGVFNGGILATAEPGEIYDYTTAPAELVEKARRIAEVCARHGVELPQAALALPAAHPAVVSVVVGAHGPEQVALNVRRASAPVPAVLWTDLADAGLLRPEAVAGHPVTSGGPQ; encoded by the coding sequence GTGAACGTGAAGCTCTCCCCACTGGGGCTCGGCTGCGCGCAGCTGGGCAACCTCTACCACGCCATCACCGACGAGACGGCCGCCGCGACCGTGAACCGGGCCTGGGCCGAAGGCATCCGCTACTTCGACACCGCGCCGCACTACGGGCTCGGGCTCTCGGAACGGCGGCTCGGCGCGGCGCTCGCGTCGTACCCGCGTGACGAGTACGTGCTGTCCACCAAGGTCGGCCGGGTGCTGGAGCCGACTGCCGCCGCGCCCGGCGAGCGTGACGACCAGGGCTTCGACGTGCCCGCCACCTACCGCCGCCGCTGGGACTTCAGCCGCGACGGGATCCTGCGCTCGATCGAGGACAGCCTGACCCGGCTCGGCCTCGACCGCGTCGACATCGCCTACGTGCACGACCCGGACGAGCATTTCGACGAGGCCGTCGACGGCGCCTTCCCGGCGTTGCTGGAACTGCGGGAGCAGGGCGTGGTCCGGGCGATCGGCGCGGGCATGAACCAGGCGCCGATGCTGGCCGAGTTCGTCCGCCGCTTCGACCTCGACCACGTGCTGATGGCCGGCCGCTACACGCTGCTGAACCAGCCGGCGCTCGACGAGCTGCTGCCGCTGTGCCTCGACCGCGGGATCGGCGTGGTGGCGGGCGGCGTGTTCAACGGCGGCATCCTCGCCACCGCGGAGCCCGGGGAGATCTACGACTACACGACGGCGCCCGCGGAGCTGGTCGAGAAAGCGCGCCGGATCGCGGAGGTCTGCGCGCGCCACGGCGTCGAGCTGCCGCAGGCCGCGCTCGCCCTGCCCGCCGCGCACCCCGCCGTGGTCTCGGTGGTGGTCGGCGCGCACGGTCCCGAGCAGGTCGCGCTCAACGTCCGGCGGGCGTCCGCGCCGGTTCCGGCCGTACTGTGGACCGACCTCGCCGACGCCGGCCTGCTGCGGCCCGAAGCCGTCGCCGGCCACCCCGTCACCTCCGGAGGACCGCAGTGA
- a CDS encoding amidohydrolase family protein: MIDAHHHLWDPARRDYPWLAGAALDPIRHPYTVDDLRTVTRAAGVHATVLVQTLSDQGETEEFLATAAAEPVIAGVVGWVDLTAPDVADQLARLASLGPLVGIRHQVENEADPDWLLREDVLRGLAAVGAAGLVYDLLVAPAQVAAAVKVAERLPELKLVLDHAAKPPIAAGEWQPWADGIAALGERENAHCKLSGLVTEADWAQWQVGHLRRYADHVFGSFGARRVMFGSDWPVCELAAAYEVVLDAAVSLTGSLTDPERLEVFEHTAKRVYALS, translated from the coding sequence GTGATCGACGCGCACCACCACCTCTGGGACCCGGCGCGGCGCGACTACCCGTGGCTGGCGGGCGCGGCGCTGGACCCGATCCGCCATCCGTACACAGTGGACGATCTTCGTACGGTGACGCGCGCCGCGGGCGTGCACGCGACGGTGCTCGTCCAGACCCTGTCGGACCAGGGGGAGACCGAGGAGTTCCTCGCCACCGCGGCGGCGGAGCCGGTGATCGCGGGGGTCGTCGGCTGGGTGGACCTCACCGCGCCCGACGTCGCCGACCAGCTGGCGCGCTTGGCCTCGCTGGGCCCACTCGTCGGCATCCGGCACCAGGTCGAGAACGAGGCGGACCCGGACTGGCTGCTGCGCGAGGACGTGCTGCGCGGGCTCGCGGCGGTCGGCGCCGCCGGGCTGGTCTACGACCTGCTCGTGGCGCCGGCACAGGTGGCCGCCGCGGTGAAGGTGGCGGAGCGGCTGCCGGAGCTGAAGCTGGTGCTGGACCACGCCGCGAAGCCGCCGATCGCGGCGGGGGAGTGGCAGCCGTGGGCCGACGGGATCGCGGCGCTCGGCGAGCGGGAGAACGCGCACTGCAAGCTGTCCGGGCTCGTCACCGAGGCGGACTGGGCGCAGTGGCAGGTCGGGCACCTGCGCCGGTACGCGGACCACGTGTTCGGGTCCTTCGGCGCGCGGCGGGTGATGTTCGGGTCCGACTGGCCGGTGTGCGAACTGGCGGCGGCCTACGAGGTGGTGCTCGACGCGGCGGTGTCGCTCACGGGATCGCTGACGGACCCGGAGCGGCTGGAAGTCTTCGAGCACACGGCGAAACGGGTCTACGCACTGTCCTGA
- the shbA gene encoding RNA polymerase sigma factor ShbA, protein MTAPPKMARTAEPDVPGYTSPETLPRASGRLSKEDLDPMVRAAGRGDQRAIDDLLHVLRPTVARYCRARMGGRDLSYLSADDVAQDVCMAVLKALPDYQDRGGSFLYLVHAIAANKVADAYRAVARDRSDPVPELPERPLVGNEPESHALNLDLGARLSELVTRLAPVQQEILTLRIIVGLSAAETAETLGISPGNVRVTQHRALSKLREMAQGQDL, encoded by the coding sequence ATGACAGCACCGCCGAAGATGGCTCGCACCGCGGAGCCTGATGTACCGGGTTATACGAGCCCCGAGACGCTACCGCGAGCCAGCGGACGGCTCTCGAAAGAAGACCTCGACCCGATGGTCCGCGCCGCGGGCCGCGGCGACCAGCGCGCGATCGACGACCTGCTGCACGTGCTCCGTCCCACCGTCGCCCGGTACTGCCGGGCGCGAATGGGCGGGCGCGACCTGTCCTACCTCTCCGCCGACGACGTGGCCCAGGACGTCTGCATGGCCGTGCTCAAGGCCCTGCCCGACTACCAGGACCGCGGCGGCTCCTTCCTCTACCTGGTGCACGCGATCGCGGCCAACAAGGTCGCCGACGCCTACCGCGCCGTCGCCCGCGACCGCTCCGACCCCGTACCCGAGCTGCCCGAACGGCCGCTGGTCGGCAACGAGCCCGAGTCCCACGCGCTGAACCTCGACCTCGGCGCCCGCCTCAGCGAGCTGGTCACCCGGCTCGCGCCGGTCCAGCAGGAAATCCTCACGCTGCGGATCATCGTCGGCCTCAGCGCCGCCGAAACCGCCGAGACCCTCGGCATCTCCCCCGGCAACGTCCGCGTCACCCAGCACCGCGCGCTGAGCAAGCTGCGCGAGATGGCCCAGGGCCAAGACCTCTGA
- a CDS encoding GtrA family protein → MTTTRWTPGHHIVEGAPHRHHELGGHAAWYLLAGGITTGLQAVLFLVLRPEFGSQWANLAAIALTTVGNTEFHRRVTFAGRQSNAGKRHLQDLLTFAFYAGYGSIVLALVDSLVSDPTAWEETGTLLAASFVGGIARFALLRWWVFARREPATAQQD, encoded by the coding sequence ATGACCACCACCAGGTGGACGCCCGGGCACCACATTGTCGAAGGCGCCCCGCACCGCCACCACGAACTCGGCGGGCACGCGGCGTGGTACCTCCTCGCCGGCGGCATCACGACCGGGCTGCAGGCCGTCCTCTTCCTGGTGCTGCGCCCCGAATTCGGCTCCCAGTGGGCGAATCTGGCCGCGATCGCGCTGACCACGGTCGGCAACACCGAGTTCCACCGCCGCGTCACCTTCGCTGGCCGTCAGAGCAACGCCGGCAAACGGCACCTGCAGGACCTGCTGACGTTCGCCTTCTACGCCGGGTACGGCTCGATCGTGCTGGCCCTCGTCGACTCGCTGGTGAGCGACCCGACGGCCTGGGAAGAGACCGGCACCCTGCTGGCCGCCAGCTTCGTCGGCGGCATCGCCCGGTTCGCCCTGCTCCGCTGGTGGGTCTTCGCCCGCCGCGAGCCGGCCACCGCCCAGCAGGACTGA
- a CDS encoding iron-sulfur cluster biosynthesis protein yields the protein MLTVTEAAAEAITALTAQQGAEESGLRFALQSMENEGAQLALSVAPAPEDGDRVVGTDNGAKVFLEPQAAALLDDKVLDVQQDETGDVAFAVLPQQSL from the coding sequence ATGCTGACCGTGACCGAAGCCGCCGCCGAGGCGATCACCGCGCTGACGGCACAACAGGGCGCCGAAGAGAGCGGGCTGCGGTTCGCCCTCCAGAGCATGGAGAACGAAGGCGCGCAGCTGGCCCTCTCCGTGGCCCCCGCGCCCGAAGACGGCGACCGCGTGGTGGGCACCGACAACGGTGCCAAGGTGTTCCTGGAACCCCAGGCCGCCGCGCTCCTGGACGACAAGGTCCTGGACGTGCAGCAGGACGAGACGGGCGACGTCGCGTTCGCGGTGCTGCCGCAGCAGTCCCTTTAG
- a CDS encoding alpha/beta fold hydrolase, with protein MSDSPPVVLVHGFWHGSWCWSLVAEHLAGRGIQSVAVDCEGHGLRGPAPRASTARPFDAAAFATEPSPVADVTASSAAALLADQVRTIGGGRPCLVVAHSNGGVIATAMAELAPELVAGLVYVAAIVPAGGGPGGYYATCPENDSDKLAKLIVADPAVVGAVRIDFGDPARRDEIKNAFYADVDDRTADAAIALLSPDGPIGVPAEQLTVTAERYGSIPHSYVTCTRDNAIPLAVQHRLIKEIDAVSASPTVVTELESSHSPFLSQPAALAEVIAEAAKVCSTRA; from the coding sequence ATGAGCGACTCCCCGCCCGTCGTGCTGGTGCACGGTTTCTGGCACGGCAGCTGGTGCTGGAGCCTGGTGGCCGAGCACCTGGCCGGCCGGGGGATCCAGTCGGTCGCGGTCGATTGCGAAGGGCACGGGCTGCGCGGTCCCGCACCGCGCGCCAGCACGGCGCGGCCGTTCGACGCGGCGGCGTTCGCCACCGAACCGTCACCGGTCGCGGACGTCACCGCCTCGTCCGCGGCAGCTCTCCTCGCCGACCAGGTACGCACGATCGGCGGCGGCCGGCCGTGTCTCGTGGTCGCGCACAGCAACGGCGGGGTGATCGCGACGGCGATGGCGGAGCTCGCCCCGGAACTCGTGGCCGGGCTGGTCTACGTGGCCGCGATCGTGCCGGCGGGCGGCGGGCCGGGCGGCTACTACGCCACGTGCCCGGAGAACGACAGCGACAAACTGGCCAAGCTGATCGTCGCCGACCCGGCGGTGGTCGGCGCGGTCCGCATCGACTTCGGCGACCCGGCCCGGCGCGACGAGATCAAGAACGCCTTCTACGCCGACGTCGACGACCGCACCGCGGACGCCGCGATCGCCCTGCTCAGCCCGGACGGCCCGATCGGGGTCCCGGCCGAGCAGCTGACCGTCACCGCGGAGCGCTACGGCAGCATCCCGCACTCATACGTGACCTGCACCCGGGACAACGCCATCCCACTGGCGGTGCAACACCGTCTGATCAAGGAGATCGACGCCGTTTCGGCTTCCCCGACCGTCGTGACCGAACTCGAGTCCTCGCACTCGCCCTTCCTGTCCCAGCCCGCCGCGCTCGCCGAAGTGATCGCCGAGGCGGCGAAGGTCTGCTCAACGAGGGCGTAA
- a CDS encoding glycerate kinase yields MTRVVIAPDKFKGSLTAVEAADAIALGVRDALPDADIAACPVADGGEGTLEVLENAGGRIVRLSVRGPLEEPVDARYVVLDGTAYVESARACGIEFVTPTPETALAAHTWGVGELLADALVHGARRLVLTVGGTASTDGGAGMLAALGAGVLDAFDSPIGLGGGTLSRVAKAELGPALERLGTVPVSVATDVTNPLLGPDGAAAVFGPQKGAGPGEVAALDAALGRWAEALANAGAPDVSNLPGAGAGGGIAAGAIAGLGGSVESGFDLIAELTGVDTALIGADLVITGEGSLDEQSLAGKAPAGIAARARRAAVPLMVLAGRIQLDADRLSGLGVVGSSALIDHAPSLDHARSHAAELLRARAGELVREWAGRR; encoded by the coding sequence TTGACCCGTGTTGTCATCGCGCCGGACAAGTTCAAGGGCAGCCTGACCGCGGTCGAGGCGGCCGACGCCATCGCGCTGGGTGTGCGCGACGCGTTGCCGGACGCCGACATCGCCGCCTGCCCGGTCGCCGACGGCGGCGAGGGCACGCTCGAGGTGCTGGAGAACGCGGGCGGCCGGATCGTGCGGCTGTCCGTGCGGGGGCCGTTGGAGGAGCCTGTCGACGCTCGTTACGTCGTGCTCGACGGCACGGCGTACGTCGAGTCGGCGCGCGCGTGCGGCATCGAATTCGTGACGCCGACGCCGGAAACCGCGCTCGCCGCGCACACCTGGGGCGTCGGCGAACTGCTGGCCGACGCGCTGGTGCACGGTGCCCGACGGCTCGTGCTGACCGTCGGCGGCACCGCGAGCACCGACGGCGGCGCGGGCATGCTGGCGGCGCTCGGCGCGGGGGTCCTGGACGCGTTCGACTCCCCCATCGGGCTGGGCGGCGGGACGCTTTCCCGCGTCGCGAAGGCGGAGCTGGGCCCGGCGCTCGAACGGCTGGGGACGGTGCCGGTGTCCGTCGCCACGGACGTGACGAACCCGCTGCTCGGCCCGGACGGGGCCGCGGCGGTGTTCGGGCCGCAGAAGGGCGCCGGACCTGGTGAGGTCGCCGCGCTGGACGCCGCGCTCGGACGCTGGGCGGAAGCACTGGCGAACGCGGGCGCGCCCGACGTCTCGAACCTGCCGGGCGCGGGCGCCGGCGGTGGCATCGCGGCGGGCGCCATCGCGGGGCTGGGCGGGTCCGTGGAGTCGGGCTTCGACCTGATCGCCGAGCTGACCGGCGTGGACACCGCGCTGATCGGCGCGGACCTGGTGATCACCGGCGAGGGCTCGCTGGACGAGCAGAGCCTGGCCGGCAAGGCCCCCGCGGGGATCGCGGCCAGGGCCCGCCGCGCGGCCGTGCCGCTGATGGTGCTGGCCGGGCGCATCCAGCTGGACGCCGACCGGCTGTCCGGGCTGGGCGTGGTGGGCAGCAGCGCCCTCATCGACCACGCGCCGTCGCTCGACCACGCCCGCTCGCACGCGGCCGAGCTGTTGCGCGCCCGCGCCGGCGAGCTGGTCCGCGAGTGGGCCGGCCGCCGCTGA
- a CDS encoding 2-hydroxyacid dehydrogenase, with translation MPARPTIAVTRWIPDEALKVLAEAGDVKLSDADRPLTPEELREFVAGASAVVSMLHDRIDGSVAEAAGPGLKVVANVAVGYDNVDVAALAARGVTVTNTPGVLTDATADLAFGLLLAVTRRLGEGERLVRARTPWSFHLGFLLGSGLQGKTLGIVGLGQIGRAVAQRAAAFGLRTVYSGRSAKPDFDGEFVSFDELLRRSDFVSLHCPLTPETRHLIDARALRAMKPGAYLVNTTRGPVVDESALADALEAGEIAGAALDVFEAEPDVEPRLPGREDVVLTPHLGSATVETRTAMAVLAARNVTSVLAGDDPLTEVRP, from the coding sequence ATGCCCGCTCGCCCGACCATCGCCGTCACCCGCTGGATCCCGGACGAGGCGCTTAAGGTGCTCGCCGAAGCGGGCGACGTGAAGCTGTCCGACGCCGACCGGCCGCTGACGCCCGAAGAGCTGCGGGAGTTCGTGGCGGGCGCTTCGGCGGTGGTTTCGATGCTGCACGACCGGATCGACGGGTCAGTGGCCGAAGCCGCGGGGCCGGGGCTGAAGGTCGTCGCGAACGTCGCGGTGGGTTATGACAACGTCGACGTGGCCGCGCTGGCCGCCCGCGGCGTCACCGTCACCAACACCCCGGGTGTGCTCACCGACGCGACGGCGGACCTGGCGTTCGGCCTGCTGCTGGCCGTCACGCGGCGGCTCGGTGAAGGCGAGCGGCTGGTCCGCGCGCGCACGCCGTGGTCGTTCCACCTCGGTTTCCTGCTCGGCTCGGGGCTGCAGGGCAAGACGCTCGGCATCGTCGGGCTCGGGCAGATCGGCCGCGCGGTGGCGCAGCGGGCGGCGGCGTTCGGACTGCGGACCGTCTACTCGGGACGGTCGGCGAAGCCGGACTTCGACGGCGAGTTCGTGTCGTTCGACGAGCTGCTGCGACGGTCGGACTTCGTCTCGCTGCACTGCCCGCTGACGCCGGAGACGCGCCACCTGATCGACGCCCGCGCGCTGCGCGCGATGAAACCCGGCGCCTACCTGGTGAACACCACGCGCGGCCCGGTCGTCGACGAGTCCGCGCTGGCCGACGCGCTGGAAGCGGGCGAGATCGCGGGCGCGGCGCTCGACGTGTTCGAGGCCGAGCCGGACGTCGAGCCGCGGCTGCCCGGCCGTGAGGACGTGGTGCTGACCCCGCACCTGGGGTCGGCGACCGTGGAGACCAGGACCGCGATGGCCGTGCTGGCCGCGCGGAACGTGACCTCGGTGCTCGCCGGGGACGACCCGCTGACGGAGGTACGGCCTTGA